ATAACCCGCTGCCTGGTTTTGGGAAGGCGAAATCATGTATCCTGCTTTTCCTGTATGGCTCTCCGAGCCAGTTGGAACTGGCAGACATGAAACCGGATGCCCCATTGGAGATCCGTGGGGACTTTCGCCCAATTCCATCGGCCCTGCCAGGATGTGATGTGTGCGAACTGTTGCCCAATACCGCCAAGGTGATGGACCGTGTCACCGTGCTGCGTTCTGTGACGCACGCCCACCCAATCCATGGGGTGGCTTATGCCACGACCGGTGTGCCGAAAATCGATGTGCCGATGGAACTGAATCCACGTGACAGCCGACATTGGCCGTTCATGGGGTCGGTGGTCAACTATCTGGAGCAGCAACGCACCAAACAGGACAATATTCTGAACAATATTGCCCTGCCATGGCCATTCAGCACCCGCCGCACTGGTGAAGTACACCGTGCGGGGCCCTATGCGGCGTTTCTGGGCAGTAAATACCACCCCCACTTTACGGAATTTATTGGCAAAGCGAACAAGCAGATCACCAAAACGCTGACCACCACAACCAAGACATTCGATGAACCGTATGTGGGTATTGAACCGGACTGCCAGTTCACCCTCGGACAGGCAGCCACCTTGCCAGTCGACATGACATTAGACCGACTGGACCAACGCACCTCATTACTTCAGCAGATGGAACGGGCGCAGGCCAAGGCCAGCCCCACCAACCGCGATCATTTTCGGCAGGGTGCGTTCGATCTGATCCGTTCCACCCACGTGCGGGATGCGTTGGATATTTCGCGTGAGAAAAGTGCCCTGCGGGATCAATACGGCATGACCGTATTTGGGCAGGCCGCACTGGCAGCCCGCAAACTGGTGGAAGCGGGTTCTCGCTTCGTGACGGTGTTCTGGGATGAGTTCGGGCTTGCAGGCTCCGGCTGGGATACCCACTGGGAACACTACCCACGGATGAAAGATGAGTTAATGCCCGGGTTTGACAAGGCATTTTCCGGCCTGATTGCTGATCTGGATCAGCGTGGGATGCTGGATGAAACCCTCGTGCTGGTACTTAGCGAACATGGCCGCACCCCCAAGATCAACAAAGCCAAAGGTGGTGGGCGAGATCACTGGTCTCAGGCCTATTCCGTAATGATGGCTGGTGGGGGTATCAAACGCGGTCAGGTCATTGGCAAAACAGACAACATTGGCGGCACTGTGGTCGATCGGCCAATTTCACCGAAAGATATTCTTGCCACCACATACCATCTGTTGGGCTACGATCTGGAAACCGTTCTTCACGATCAGGCCAGCGGTAGACCTTATCCAATTCTTTCCGAAGGCAGCGTCCTGACCGATGCGATTGCATAACAAATGTCAATTGGACAGATTGTTTGCTTCTAAAGAAAAATTGTACCTACAGCACTATCTTACATAATCCTCATCAAATATTGTTACATACAGACTTGACTTGATTGGATAGGGAGCCTATGCAAAAAGAAGTCCAATTGCACTTCGCAAAAATGGATTCGCACAACTCTCACAAAGAGGATATTTCATGTTTCAACCAATTTTGTTTGCACAGCAACAAGAAGTGGATTTAGAAG
The Zavarzinella sp. DNA segment above includes these coding regions:
- a CDS encoding DUF1501 domain-containing protein, coding for MLRVLGSQKQFCDGISRRDALWVGGLSMLGLHLSDQLRAEQKPVRQPDNPLPGFGKAKSCILLFLYGSPSQLELADMKPDAPLEIRGDFRPIPSALPGCDVCELLPNTAKVMDRVTVLRSVTHAHPIHGVAYATTGVPKIDVPMELNPRDSRHWPFMGSVVNYLEQQRTKQDNILNNIALPWPFSTRRTGEVHRAGPYAAFLGSKYHPHFTEFIGKANKQITKTLTTTTKTFDEPYVGIEPDCQFTLGQAATLPVDMTLDRLDQRTSLLQQMERAQAKASPTNRDHFRQGAFDLIRSTHVRDALDISREKSALRDQYGMTVFGQAALAARKLVEAGSRFVTVFWDEFGLAGSGWDTHWEHYPRMKDELMPGFDKAFSGLIADLDQRGMLDETLVLVLSEHGRTPKINKAKGGGRDHWSQAYSVMMAGGGIKRGQVIGKTDNIGGTVVDRPISPKDILATTYHLLGYDLETVLHDQASGRPYPILSEGSVLTDAIA